One region of Gossypium raimondii isolate GPD5lz chromosome 6, ASM2569854v1, whole genome shotgun sequence genomic DNA includes:
- the LOC105773969 gene encoding protein TIFY 10A, producing MNMSCSPEFMVQKPARSPEKTSFTQTCNLLSQYLKEKGSFGDLSLGMTCNVEANETPEMLRPTMNLFPVNGKSGDDCHAAPPPRKLRSMDLFPNQAAFSSPKDDALKSSMNKLGSSVEPQTAQMTIFYGGQVIVFNDFPADKAKEIMLLAGKGSSQNNSFNPNPPHINAPFTSTIATSPVESGIGVPPTPNFSTTVTQECIRSAQRPIPGDLPIARRASLHRFLEKRKDRMTTSAPYQISNSTASSSKPGNDKSWLGLAAQSP from the exons ATGAATATGTCGTGTTCACCGGAATTTATGGTTCAGAAACCGGCGAGGTCACCGGAGAAGACAAGTTTTACCCAAACTTGTAACTTATTGAGTCAGTACTTGAAGGAGAAAGGTAGCTTTGGAGATCTAAGTCTGGGTATGACATGCAACGTTGAAGCTAATG AGACTCCCGAGATGCTGCGTCCCACCATGAATTTGTTTCCTGTCAATGGGAAATCCGGTGATGATTGCCATGCGGCGCCTCCTCCTCGGAAACTGAGATCCATGGATTTGTTCCCTAATCAAGCTGCTTTTTCATCACCTAAAGATGATGCTCTGAAAAGCAGCATGAACAAATTGGGTTCTTCAGTGGAGCCTCAAACTGCACAGATGACCATCTTTTATGGTGGACAAGTGATTGTGTTCAACGATTTCCCGGCCGACAAAGCTAAGGAGATCATGCTTTTAGCTGGCAAAGGCAGCTCTCAAAACAATAGCTTCAACCCCAATCCTCCCCACATCAATGCCCCCTTTACTTCTACCATAGCAACAAGTCCGGTTGAGTCCGGTATCGGGGTTCCTCCTACCCCTAATTTCAGCACCACGGTAACTCAAGAATGCATTCGATCTGCTCAGCGACCCATTCCCGGCG ATCTACCAATTGCAAGGAGAGCTTCACTCCACCGGTTCCTTGAGAAGAGAAAGGATAG GATGACCACAAGTGCACCATACCAGATAAGTAACTCCACAGCATCTTCATCCAAGCCAGGCAACGACAAGTCATGGCTCGGTTTGGCTGCTCAATCTCCGTAG